From the genome of Geminocystis herdmanii PCC 6308, one region includes:
- a CDS encoding putative toxin-antitoxin system toxin component, PIN family, with product MYRIVLDTNILISALISKKAQPHILYQAWWQYKLYSLITSTYQIREFERVVQYPKLQRFLRKDEVQTMIRGLYDFAIVVEEIAHVNYSSDPDDNLILVIVRFDRTLPNRSNSPPSIEISNSPRPLGEGLGVRAIVTIS from the coding sequence GTGTACAGAATCGTTCTTGATACAAATATTCTGATCTCCGCTTTAATCAGCAAAAAAGCACAACCCCATATCCTTTATCAAGCATGGTGGCAGTATAAACTTTATAGTCTGATTACTTCAACTTATCAGATTAGGGAATTTGAGAGGGTGGTTCAATACCCTAAACTTCAACGCTTTTTAAGAAAAGATGAAGTGCAGACAATGATTCGTGGTTTGTATGATTTTGCCATCGTTGTAGAAGAAATCGCCCATGTTAATTATTCTTCCGATCCTGATGATAATTTAATTTTAGTTATAGTCAGATTCGATCGAACTCTCCCCAATCGATCGAACTCTCCCCCATCGATCGAAATATCGAACTCCCCTCGCCCTTTGGGAGAGGGGCTGGGGGTGAGGGCAATTGTTACAATTTCGTGA
- a CDS encoding ribbon-helix-helix domain-containing protein, protein MTRWSLVISEQTDRTVRAYLGAIGAKKGGLSNLVEEAVKRYIFQETVNNVKERNAEYSQEEIMSVIDEAIKETRVQNRS, encoded by the coding sequence ATGACTCGTTGGTCATTAGTTATTTCAGAACAGACCGATCGAACTGTTAGAGCTTATCTAGGTGCTATTGGAGCAAAAAAAGGAGGATTATCTAATTTAGTGGAAGAAGCAGTAAAACGTTATATCTTTCAAGAAACTGTCAACAATGTTAAGGAAAGAAATGCTGAGTATTCTCAAGAAGAAATAATGAGTGTAATTGATGAAGCCATAAAGGAGACTCGTGTACAGAATCGTTCTTGA
- a CDS encoding Uma2 family endonuclease: MVYLSTPLELELQLNDEQFFELCHKHKDLRFERNAQGDLIIMPPTGGLTGNRNADLTYQLIAWNRQKKLGKVFDSSTGFKLPNGANRSPDASFLTLEKWHNLTPSQQEKFLPLAPDFVIELKSPSDKLTDTQKKMEEYIDNGVKLGWLINPEQKEVEIYRQGQEKDVLNNPKIISGEDILPDFTLYLTEIF; this comes from the coding sequence ATGGTTTATTTATCAACACCCTTAGAGTTAGAGTTACAACTAAATGATGAGCAATTTTTTGAACTTTGTCACAAGCATAAAGATTTAAGATTTGAACGCAATGCACAGGGAGATTTAATTATTATGCCACCCACGGGAGGATTAACAGGTAATCGTAATGCAGATTTAACCTATCAATTAATTGCTTGGAATCGACAAAAAAAATTAGGTAAAGTGTTTGATTCCTCTACTGGTTTTAAATTACCAAATGGTGCAAATCGATCTCCCGATGCTTCTTTTCTTACTTTAGAAAAATGGCATAATTTAACTCCTTCTCAGCAGGAAAAATTTTTACCTTTAGCACCTGATTTTGTCATTGAACTCAAGTCACCTTCTGATAAACTAACTGATACTCAAAAGAAAATGGAAGAATATATCGATAATGGAGTTAAATTAGGATGGTTAATTAATCCTGAGCAAAAAGAAGTAGAAATATATCGTCAAGGGCAAGAAAAAGATGTTTTAAATAATCCGAAAATTATATCAGGAGAGGATATTCTACCCGATTTTACTTTATATTTAACCGAGATTTTTTAG
- a CDS encoding ATP-binding protein, protein MFTKIVSLWQELAINNRVEGIYLSEDNLINLEIENLSQEKQSFHSFQLFLADNIQALLLVEKKINDLYYQITITFDCQEIVDFIELINPRIDSENLTQINSILSYSTNKDNPDQHFIFTLMKILTEPLMFQDNYLNDYSQHQAIEVILRNRIEQERILHQVTQQIQQDLDLLVIVKMTIEQVQSLLQIDRLLIYQLRVPIKDKSSEEITYIDTVTYEAKASSVIPSVLNFQEESCFNNIKDSEKKYLEGFYLAIEDVNYSNLNPCLKESMRKLGVKAKIAMPIIVKNKLWGILIAHQCFSVRKWKSNEINFLKSITEYLAVAIYQYNSYHTLEEQKKLLEKQVAKKAKQLQDALLVAQIANQSKTEFLGSISHELRTPLTCVIGLSGTLLHWSKDVKNNLSLEQQIRYLKIIQDSGRNLLQLINNILDFADIEAGKSLLYMEDISLENLSKMVYLSALEISQNQGIKIKLDYHITKDLDLFYCDGERLYQILLNLVDNAIKFTPFGGEVTITMRRNKTQAIFQIEDTGIGINKEQIPLLFTKFQQLENYRTRTHSGTGLGLALTKHLVELHGGIIEVKSIIDKGSIFTVSLPNSSPTFSIKSKINEEEIKEVSGLKINKTIVIICEDDEIGTFLCQLLTAADYQIIWLVDVYEAIHRIRLINPSIVILEQNKEASLDICKTMKSESKDNLYLMVIKDEISGSEWENLSNFGVDEYLLTPLQPKILLRKIAKIINT, encoded by the coding sequence ATGTTTACTAAAATTGTCAGTCTTTGGCAAGAATTAGCAATTAATAATCGTGTTGAGGGAATATATCTTAGTGAAGATAATTTAATTAACTTAGAAATAGAGAATCTCAGTCAAGAAAAACAGTCTTTTCATAGTTTTCAATTATTTTTAGCGGATAATATCCAAGCATTATTATTAGTTGAAAAAAAAATCAACGATTTATACTATCAAATTACTATTACTTTTGACTGTCAAGAAATTGTAGATTTTATAGAACTTATTAACCCTAGAATTGATTCAGAAAATCTTACTCAAATTAACTCAATTTTATCTTACTCCACCAATAAAGATAATCCTGATCAACATTTTATCTTTACTTTGATGAAAATATTAACTGAACCGTTGATGTTTCAAGATAATTATTTGAATGATTATTCTCAACATCAAGCTATTGAAGTTATTTTAAGAAATCGCATTGAGCAAGAAAGAATTTTACATCAAGTAACCCAACAAATTCAACAAGATTTAGATTTGTTAGTGATTGTAAAAATGACGATCGAACAGGTACAATCATTATTGCAAATCGATCGACTTTTAATCTATCAATTAAGAGTACCAATAAAAGACAAATCATCGGAAGAAATAACCTATATTGATACCGTCACCTATGAAGCTAAAGCCTCTAGTGTGATTCCTTCCGTCTTAAATTTTCAAGAAGAAAGTTGCTTTAATAATATCAAAGATTCAGAGAAAAAATATCTTGAGGGTTTTTATTTAGCGATAGAAGACGTTAATTATAGTAATCTGAATCCTTGTTTAAAAGAATCAATGCGAAAATTAGGGGTGAAAGCAAAAATTGCCATGCCCATTATTGTTAAAAATAAATTATGGGGAATATTAATTGCCCATCAATGTTTTAGTGTGAGAAAATGGAAAAGTAATGAAATTAATTTCTTAAAAAGTATTACAGAATATTTAGCCGTTGCTATTTATCAATATAACTCTTATCATACCCTAGAAGAACAAAAAAAATTACTAGAAAAACAAGTAGCTAAAAAAGCAAAACAATTGCAAGATGCTTTACTTGTCGCCCAAATTGCTAACCAATCAAAAACAGAATTTTTAGGCAGTATTAGTCATGAATTAAGAACTCCTTTAACTTGTGTTATTGGATTATCTGGTACTTTGTTACATTGGTCAAAAGATGTCAAAAATAATCTATCATTAGAACAACAAATAAGATACTTAAAAATTATTCAAGATAGTGGTAGAAATTTATTACAATTAATCAATAATATCTTAGATTTTGCTGATATTGAAGCGGGAAAATCTCTCTTATATATGGAAGATATATCTTTAGAAAATTTAAGCAAAATGGTATATTTATCCGCCTTAGAAATTTCTCAAAATCAAGGAATTAAAATTAAATTAGATTATCATATAACTAAAGATTTAGATTTATTTTATTGCGATGGAGAAAGGCTATACCAAATACTTTTAAATTTAGTCGATAATGCCATCAAATTTACTCCCTTTGGAGGAGAAGTTACCATTACAATGAGACGAAATAAAACTCAAGCTATCTTTCAAATAGAAGATACTGGTATCGGTATTAATAAAGAACAAATACCCTTATTATTTACTAAGTTTCAACAACTAGAAAATTATCGTACTCGCACTCATTCAGGTACGGGATTAGGATTAGCTTTAACGAAACATTTAGTAGAATTACATGGAGGAATTATTGAGGTAAAGTCTATTATTGATAAGGGTTCAATTTTTACGGTTTCTTTACCAAATTCGTCTCCTACTTTTAGTATAAAATCTAAGATTAATGAAGAAGAAATTAAAGAAGTTTCTGGTTTAAAGATTAACAAAACTATTGTTATTATCTGCGAAGATGATGAAATAGGAACTTTTTTATGTCAATTATTAACGGCGGCTGATTATCAAATTATTTGGTTAGTAGATGTTTATGAGGCTATTCATCGTATTCGATTAATTAACCCTTCGATCGTAATTTTAGAGCAAAATAAAGAGGCATCTTTAGATATTTGTAAAACGATGAAATCTGAAAGTAAAGATAATTTATATCTAATGGTAATCAAAGATGAAATAAGTGGTAGCGAATGGGAAAATTTATCTAATTTTGGAGTGGACGAATATTTATTAACACCATTACAACCAAAAATTTTACTGCGAAAAATAGCTAAAATCATCAATACTTAG
- a CDS encoding HEAT repeat domain-containing protein, with product MNDPSLSQTAIDFDSSLDPLDLIEEETTPAPDPEVMLKLLQSENKQELIEALQAFCEITDARAIPILIEQLSNHCPLIRVSAAYGLGRNTSPSAVEPLIHTLNNDFNGYVRKGVVWSLGNSADRRAFQPLLKALKNEIGAVRLWAVSSIANIAKLNYEDTITAIPLVIRALRKDKIAAVRSNSAWTIGKLCRELPYNVVYATAIDALIEALVEDEDLGVKEDAKMALLKLGDPRGLQMIEELEFEGFIY from the coding sequence ATGAATGATCCAAGTTTAAGTCAAACCGCCATTGATTTTGATTCTTCCCTTGATCCTTTAGATCTGATTGAGGAGGAGACCACTCCTGCTCCTGATCCTGAAGTAATGTTAAAGTTGCTTCAAAGTGAGAACAAACAGGAACTAATTGAAGCTCTACAGGCTTTTTGTGAAATTACTGATGCCCGTGCTATCCCGATTCTAATTGAGCAATTGTCAAATCATTGCCCTTTAATTAGGGTAAGTGCCGCCTATGGTTTGGGACGTAATACTAGCCCTAGTGCCGTTGAACCTTTAATTCATACTCTCAATAATGATTTTAATGGTTATGTGCGTAAAGGTGTTGTATGGTCTTTGGGTAATAGTGCCGATCGACGTGCCTTTCAACCTCTACTCAAAGCTCTGAAAAATGAGATAGGTGCAGTTCGTTTGTGGGCTGTAAGCAGTATTGCAAATATAGCTAAATTAAATTATGAAGATACTATTACCGCTATTCCCCTTGTCATCCGAGCTTTAAGAAAAGATAAAATTGCCGCAGTTCGTAGTAACTCCGCCTGGACGATCGGCAAATTGTGCCGAGAATTACCATACAATGTTGTTTATGCTACTGCCATTGATGCCCTGATTGAAGCCTTAGTAGAAGATGAGGACTTAGGAGTCAAAGAAGATGCTAAAATGGCGTTACTAAAATTAGGTGATCCTCGTGGTTTACAGATGATTGAAGAATTAGAATTTGAGGGCTTTATTTATTAG
- a CDS encoding energy-coupling factor ABC transporter substrate-binding protein, whose translation MTSKEITASTKKEKQGNWWLILFVTMLTVLPLIFVKGDFEGADGQAEELITEIQPNYEPWFEPFFEPASGEIESLLFATQAALGAGVIGYVIGIYKGRKNP comes from the coding sequence ATGACAAGTAAAGAAATAACCGCATCTACTAAAAAAGAGAAACAAGGAAATTGGTGGCTAATTTTATTCGTAACTATGCTCACAGTTTTACCCTTAATCTTTGTTAAAGGCGATTTTGAGGGTGCAGATGGACAAGCAGAGGAATTAATTACAGAAATACAACCTAATTACGAGCCTTGGTTTGAACCTTTTTTTGAACCTGCTAGTGGTGAAATTGAAAGCCTTTTGTTCGCAACTCAAGCGGCACTTGGTGCTGGTGTCATCGGTTATGTTATCGGAATCTATAAAGGAAGGAAGAATCCATAA
- a CDS encoding energy-coupling factor ABC transporter permease → MNTRLKKRICLGLIAGLSSFIIIFSPTPAHAMHIAEGFLPVKWALFWWVVTLPFLILGFKSLSRITKDNPELKLLLALSGAFGFVLSALKIPSVTGSCSHPTGTGLGAILFGPSVMAVLGSLVLLFQAVLLAHGGLTTLGANIFSMAIVGSWVAFIVYKFCVKIGKQKLGIFLGASLGNLATYLVTSIQLSIVFPSADGGVMASFLKFASIFAITQIPLAITEGFLTVLVWNWLQSYAVNELQMLKLLKPQEG, encoded by the coding sequence ATGAATACACGGTTAAAAAAGCGAATCTGCTTAGGATTAATAGCAGGTTTAAGTAGCTTTATCATTATTTTTTCCCCGACTCCAGCCCATGCGATGCACATTGCGGAGGGTTTTTTGCCTGTAAAATGGGCTCTTTTTTGGTGGGTTGTTACCCTACCTTTTTTAATCTTGGGGTTCAAATCTCTTTCTCGTATTACTAAAGATAATCCCGAATTGAAACTACTATTAGCTTTATCAGGCGCATTTGGTTTCGTCTTATCGGCTTTGAAAATCCCCTCCGTGACGGGAAGTTGCTCTCATCCTACTGGTACAGGATTAGGCGCTATTTTATTTGGTCCTTCGGTGATGGCTGTGTTAGGTAGTTTGGTATTACTATTTCAAGCAGTACTATTAGCTCATGGTGGTTTAACGACTTTGGGCGCTAATATCTTTTCCATGGCGATCGTAGGTTCTTGGGTTGCATTTATAGTGTATAAATTTTGCGTGAAGATTGGCAAACAAAAATTAGGTATCTTCTTGGGTGCATCTCTAGGAAATTTAGCTACTTATCTTGTGACTTCTATTCAACTTTCGATCGTATTCCCATCAGCTGATGGTGGTGTTATGGCTTCATTTCTAAAATTTGCCAGTATTTTTGCCATTACTCAAATTCCCCTTGCCATCACTGAAGGTTTCTTAACCGTCTTAGTTTGGAATTGGTTGCAATCTTATGCAGTAAATGAGTTACAAATGTTAAAACTATTAAAACCCCAAGAAGGATAA